One Atribacterota bacterium DNA window includes the following coding sequences:
- the thyX gene encoding FAD-dependent thymidylate synthase, which yields MDVSLVTWTPEPEITIALAARTCYSTNPPQEIAVEKARQLIRELLHRGHESILEHASFTFRIEGISRVASHQLVRHRLASYAQQSQRYVSLEVSDFVCPPIVEENPQAKSLYWEVVQRCKEAYGKLLALGIPKEDARYIIPQGMTTNLVFTANARELLHVFRLRLCNRAQWEIRELCLRMLAIVQGKAPAVFEFAGPPCVDGICPEGEKSCGQPWRKSGK from the coding sequence ATGGATGTTTCTCTGGTTACATGGACTCCGGAACCGGAAATAACAATCGCTCTGGCAGCACGGACCTGCTACAGCACAAATCCTCCTCAAGAGATCGCCGTAGAAAAAGCGAGACAATTAATTCGGGAACTTTTGCATCGAGGACACGAATCAATTCTTGAACACGCTTCGTTTACTTTTCGTATAGAGGGGATTTCTCGAGTGGCATCACATCAACTGGTCCGGCATCGCTTGGCATCGTATGCGCAACAGAGCCAGCGTTATGTTTCTCTTGAAGTGTCAGATTTTGTGTGCCCCCCGATAGTTGAGGAAAATCCACAAGCCAAGAGTCTTTATTGGGAAGTGGTGCAACGTTGCAAAGAAGCGTATGGAAAACTCTTAGCCTTGGGAATACCTAAGGAGGATGCCCGTTATATCATTCCGCAGGGAATGACTACGAATTTGGTATTTACAGCTAACGCCCGAGAACTTTTGCATGTTTTTCGCCTACGTCTTTGTAATAGAGCTCAGTGGGAAATCCGGGAATTGTGTTTGAGGATGTTGGCAATAGTCCAGGGGAAGGCACCAGCGGTTTTCGAATTTGCTGGTCCTCCTTGTGTGGATGGAATTTGTCCGGAAGGGGAGAAAAGCTGTGGGCAACCGTGGAGAAAGAGTGGAAAATAA
- the prfA gene encoding peptide chain release factor 1 encodes MWREKVEAIAKQYEELTQKMVDPAVISDMTRYRDYAQSLAEIEPLVSKYREYQRLEKELEEERALFRVEKDPEMRILLEEDMDRLRDAMDRIAGEIKIMLLPRDPRDEKDTLVEVRAGTGGEEAALFVADLFRMYSRYAERQGWKIEVMSANPTELGGFKEIIFAVEGKGAYSKFKFESGVHRVQRIPITEAGGRIHTSTATVAVLPEADEVEVEIKPEELRIDVYRSSGHGGQSVNTTDSAVRVTHIPTGMVVTCQDEKSQHKNKAKALRILRARLLELERRTQKEEIDRERKTQIGTGERSERIRTYNFPQNRVTDHRINLTLYRLESVLEGDLEEIIEALAAEERAKMLEKVG; translated from the coding sequence ATGTGGCGGGAGAAAGTTGAAGCCATTGCCAAACAGTACGAAGAATTGACCCAGAAAATGGTTGATCCTGCGGTAATCAGTGATATGACCCGTTATCGAGATTATGCTCAGAGCCTTGCTGAGATAGAACCCCTGGTCAGCAAGTACAGAGAGTATCAAAGATTGGAAAAGGAGCTGGAGGAAGAACGAGCTCTTTTCAGGGTTGAAAAGGACCCGGAAATGAGGATTCTCTTAGAGGAGGATATGGACCGTCTTCGGGATGCCATGGATAGAATCGCTGGGGAAATTAAGATTATGCTCCTTCCCCGGGATCCTCGGGATGAGAAAGATACACTGGTAGAGGTTCGAGCAGGAACTGGTGGTGAAGAAGCGGCGCTTTTTGTGGCTGACCTTTTCCGGATGTATAGTCGTTATGCTGAACGACAGGGATGGAAAATCGAGGTGATGAGCGCGAATCCTACAGAGCTGGGGGGGTTTAAAGAAATCATTTTTGCCGTGGAGGGGAAAGGGGCGTACAGTAAATTTAAGTTTGAAAGTGGAGTTCACCGTGTGCAGAGAATTCCGATTACCGAAGCGGGAGGGCGTATTCACACTTCTACAGCGACTGTGGCTGTGTTACCAGAAGCCGATGAAGTGGAAGTGGAAATAAAGCCCGAGGAACTGCGGATTGATGTATATCGTTCCTCCGGTCATGGGGGGCAGAGTGTGAATACCACCGATTCAGCAGTCCGGGTTACCCATATTCCCACGGGGATGGTGGTTACCTGTCAGGATGAAAAGTCGCAGCATAAAAATAAAGCTAAGGCCCTGCGGATTTTAAGGGCGAGGCTCTTAGAGTTAGAACGAAGGACCCAAAAAGAAGAAATAGACCGGGAAAGGAAAACGCAGATTGGAACTGGAGAACGAAGTGAACGCATTCGGACTTATAATTTTCCTCAGAACCGGGTTACCGATCACCGTATCAATCTTACTCTCTATCGCCTGGAGTCGGTTCTGGAAGGAGATTTAGAAGAAATTATTGAGGCGCTGGCTGCCGAGGAAAGGGCTAAGATGCTTGAAAAGGTTGGTTAG
- the rpmE gene encoding 50S ribosomal protein L31, whose amino-acid sequence MKKGIHPEYKETRVVCACGNSFMTRSTRFPEIKVEICAKCHPFFTGQQKLVDTAGRVEKFRSKYGDTY is encoded by the coding sequence ATGAAGAAGGGAATCCATCCAGAATATAAAGAAACTCGAGTGGTCTGTGCCTGTGGAAATTCTTTTATGACCCGTTCGACCAGGTTTCCTGAAATTAAGGTGGAGATTTGCGCGAAATGTCATCCTTTCTTCACTGGCCAACAAAAGCTGGTGGATACCGCCGGGAGAGTGGAGAAATTTCGCAGCAAATACGGAGATACGTACTAG
- the rho gene encoding transcription termination factor Rho, whose amino-acid sequence GISANYPNVVLIVLLIDERPEEVTQMERSVKGYVIASTFDQKPENHLRVAELTLERAKRLVEEGKDVVILLDSITRLARSNNLVVPTTGKTLSGGIDSSALHWPKRFFGAARNIEEGGSLTILATALIDTGSRMDEVIYEEFKGTGNMELHLSRALAESRIFPAIDIHRSGTRKEELLLKKEDLERIWTLRRLLANVESQEAIQMVIERMQNTRSNREFLKIIDQVMKASR is encoded by the coding sequence ACGGAATTTCTGCGAATTATCCCAATGTGGTTTTGATTGTCCTTCTTATTGATGAAAGGCCTGAAGAAGTGACTCAAATGGAACGTTCGGTGAAAGGATATGTTATTGCTTCAACGTTCGATCAGAAACCGGAAAACCATCTTCGGGTTGCCGAACTCACCTTAGAAAGGGCAAAGAGGCTTGTGGAAGAGGGGAAGGACGTGGTTATCCTTCTCGATAGCATCACTCGCTTGGCTCGATCCAACAACCTGGTTGTACCAACTACTGGAAAAACACTCTCTGGAGGTATTGACTCTTCGGCTTTACACTGGCCGAAACGCTTCTTTGGGGCGGCCCGCAATATTGAAGAGGGTGGAAGTTTGACGATTCTTGCTACGGCCCTCATTGATACCGGTTCTCGAATGGACGAAGTTATTTATGAGGAATTCAAGGGTACAGGGAATATGGAGCTCCATCTCAGTAGAGCTCTGGCCGAGAGTAGAATTTTTCCGGCGATTGACATTCATCGTTCTGGTACCCGAAAGGAGGAGTTGCTCCTCAAGAAGGAAGACCTAGAGAGAATCTGGACTCTACGGAGGCTTCTGGCAAATGTTGAGTCGCAGGAAGCCATCCAGATGGTCATCGAACGTATGCAAAACACCCGTTCCAACCGGGAATTTCTCAAAATCATTGACCAGGTTATGAAAGCCTCCCGCTAA
- a CDS encoding DUF1385 domain-containing protein, giving the protein MMRTPFRVALAVRKRNGDIAVEVRNTKPLVKRNRFFGLPIIRGIVGLVDSLIVGWQALSYSVSVAFEEEEEKLSTFDMGVAILIALGLFVGLFVALPTFLASFVDRFISSTFLYNLVEGCIRVGIFLVYLAVIASLKDIRRVFEYHGAEHKAIFTFESGEELKPENAEKFTTWHPRCGTNWLIVVMIVSIFVFSLLGRPGIVGRVLTRVLVVPLVAGLAYEVIRFISRYRSNSLIYSLSLPGLWLQRITTREPDRSQLEVAFSALKGSLGEERDNVAGES; this is encoded by the coding sequence ATGATGCGTACTCCTTTCAGAGTGGCTCTGGCAGTGCGCAAGAGAAATGGAGATATTGCCGTAGAGGTGAGGAATACCAAACCCCTTGTCAAGAGAAACCGCTTTTTTGGTTTGCCTATTATTCGAGGGATTGTGGGTCTAGTGGATTCCTTAATAGTTGGGTGGCAGGCTCTTTCGTACTCGGTATCGGTTGCTTTTGAAGAGGAGGAGGAAAAACTGAGCACTTTTGATATGGGAGTGGCTATTCTTATTGCGCTTGGTCTTTTTGTGGGTCTTTTTGTTGCTCTTCCTACCTTTTTAGCCTCTTTTGTGGATCGATTTATCTCCTCGACCTTCTTGTACAATCTTGTGGAAGGGTGTATCCGGGTGGGGATTTTTCTTGTGTATCTTGCGGTTATTGCCAGTTTGAAGGATATCAGAAGGGTGTTTGAGTACCATGGTGCTGAACATAAAGCAATTTTTACTTTTGAAAGTGGTGAAGAGTTGAAACCGGAAAATGCTGAAAAGTTTACCACCTGGCATCCTCGCTGTGGGACAAATTGGCTGATTGTGGTTATGATTGTGAGTATTTTTGTTTTTTCCCTTTTGGGAAGACCTGGAATCGTTGGTAGAGTGCTCACCCGAGTTCTCGTCGTTCCTCTGGTGGCCGGCCTTGCCTATGAAGTGATTCGATTTATTTCGCGCTACCGGAGTAATAGCCTAATTTATTCACTGAGTTTACCGGGCCTCTGGTTACAACGGATTACGACTCGAGAACCAGACCGCTCTCAACTCGAAGTCGCTTTTTCGGCGCTGAAGGGAAGTTTAGGGGAGGAAAGGGACAATGTGGCGGGAGAAAGTTGA